The Cucurbita pepo subsp. pepo cultivar mu-cu-16 chromosome LG05, ASM280686v2, whole genome shotgun sequence nucleotide sequence TAAAAGTTCATCTTTCAGTCTGATGATAtgcaataataaaattattttcctgATCACTACAGTAAAGATTGCTTCctgtttttagaaaatgaataaaaatttatatatgttgAAGACTCTTCAAAGATATGAATATGATGTAACCCTtgatttgattataaaaacagaaataaaaaaaaactggcTGCTAGTAAACGGTGAAATAGAACTTTGGCTGTCCTGCTCTACATCTGTTTTTTACAttgtagttttatttttacgaTGTCCTGCTTACTGTCTATTTCATAGTACATTCTACCTATTCTCATATCTCatttaaaatcttcaaaattgaatGTTTTATTAGGGACTTCAAATGAATAACATAAACATTTGTCATTgctttgatttttcattttcattattttctggttttgttttaaatgaaataacagTGATTTACCATGTTATGCTATGTTTTTCAGAATGCGTTGCGTCAACAGAGATTTGTAAGAGAAGTTACAATTCAGTACAACCTTTGCAATGAGCCATGGTATTCTTCAAATCTCGCCTTTTAATACTGCCCCTGCAGGGTTTTGCCAAAATACTATCTTAAAAAATAGCTTTAGGTCTGTTTACCTTGGCTTTTATGCATGTCTCCTTGCGTTGAggcatatattttatttatttatttattattttcactagATCCAacccaataaaatatatttgtagtTTGTTGGAATGCATATACACCCCATATTGCTGAGATATGTGATATTTCCTCTCCCAGCCAGTGTGATCAATGAATCTTCAGAACTCCTTAACTGTATCCATTTATTATCAATGTTCTTAAAAAgacttttcttgtttttgccTTACCTTAAGACAAGGCTCAAACTTAGGAAATTGGTGATATTCGTATTAAAGCTCTTTTACAACTTTATTTCGTTGATTTGGTAACTACATCTATCACTTGGAGATTCTAGTGGTCGAAAAGCTAGGGCAAGTAGTAAACAGTTGGATCTTTTTCAAATGCTGTAGATTAAACAAACGTCACAAGAGATTAGTCAAGTAGCATATAACCATAAGATGGTTTGGACCCCATGTTTATCCAAAAACAAGATAGTAAAATACGTTAGTGTCTTGCCTTTGAGATCTTTTTGGCAGTTAATGGCATTGTCATGACGTACTTCTTGCATGGTATGATGTTCTATGTTTCTTGAACATTACATAACATAACCATCTTTGAATCTTGCATCATGTGATATCTTAGGTTACATAACGTAGACAGGATTCACTTTGCCCCTGGATTACCctataaactttcaaaatattcgTCTTTAATGTTCCATTGACATTTATCTCCAGGATTAAATACAGCATAAGTATTGTTGCGGATAAAGGTCTAAAGAAGCCACTCTATACATCTGCgcgattgaagaagggagaaGTTTTGTATCTAGAAACGCATGCATGCAGGTATATAAAGTCCCGCCCATAATGTTTTCCTTACCTCATAACCCACTCATAAGCAACTATGCACaagttattcatttttatgaGGTGTGAAATGCAACAATCGTGGTTGGCATAGGAATCAGCTCAATTTAGGGTGGCCACCTACCTagatttcataatattttatatgctACTTAACAATCAAATGTAGTAGGGTTAGACGGTTGTCTTGTGAGATTAGTCGAGCTTATAACCAAATGTAGTAAGATCAGATAGTTATCTTGGAATATCAGTCAatagataaagaaaatgattagTGAAATACTTTATGCAAGTTTTAATTTGTCCGAAAAACTACTGTGTGAAGGTATGAACTCTGCTTTTCTGgagagaaaatggtgaaaacCATTGTAGCATCTCAGGGGCATGAAGCTGATGCCGAGAAATCTCAGAACCACTTTGTGCACTGCTCAAATGGTGAAAGAACCGATAATGATAATACCTTGATTGATGTGTTTCGGTGGTCTCGATGTAAGATGCCACTGCCCCAGAAGGTTATGCGTTCTATCGGGATTCCACTGCCTTCCGAACACGTGGAGGTACTTTTCTCCAGCTTTCTCTCAATCCCATTTTTGCTACACATTCATCATTTATTAAGATCATTACATTGTGGCGTAGTTGAGTTAAGGCATTTGCTCTTTCCTTTTGTTGGCGTAAAAATGTGGTAAGAAAGAAGAGCATGAGATTGAATTATGAGGGGGTTTCAACATTTGGGTTATTGGTTTTAGGTACTTGAGGATAATCTGGACTGGGAAGATGTACAGTGGTCACAGACTGGCGTTTGGATAGCTGGAAAAGAATATCTACTTGCTCGTGTGCATTTCTTGTCTATGAATTAGTTGCATTTTTATGTCTTTGAACTAGATGTATGGGAATATGTACTTcttaatcatattatatttCAGAGTAGGATGAGCTGCCATTACAATATACTGAATTTTTATTAGTTGATATATCATATTGGATGTGGAAAACTGGAGTCTTTGATCATCTTTGTTATTGCCCGGTCTTGTCCCATTGCCATCTCTGGTTGAACGTTTGTCgtcatttcttttcattcttcgAGTCATTTTTTATAGGGGTACCATGgacaacttttttcttttttcgaaCTAGCGCCATTGGATCGTTTATACAagttattttctcattttagtcTCTTACTAGGAGTAAAATAGGGGAATGAATAGGTGTTTGTGGTGAGATTTCAACCAAATGATATCAAGGAAgcaattaattagtttttggTGTATATTTAAACCCAAATCCAATCCCAATCCCTTTGATGTCAATATTGTGTGCATTTCTGTATCACCCACTACCTCCAAATATTCAAAGTAACAAATGCTAagtcaatttctttttttttttttttttttttttttttttttttttttttttttttttttttttttttttttttttttttttttttttttttctctaaagtTGTCGTGTGAACCCTTCTGCAAAATAAGCCATGCAAGGGTCCACGTCCACTGAAAACTTCTCCGTGGCCGTTATATCATCGGCTTCCGGTGGCCGGTTCAATCCCAACTCATTCTCTAGATACTTAAACCACTCGTCGTTTTCGAATTCTCGGTTCTTTTGTACGACGAAGTTTGAACCTTCACAATAACTTGGATTCACCTCGTCCGATTCGAATAAATGTATGTTGTCTAAATCTAACATGTCCCAAAATTCTATGTCCGATTCCAATGGGATTTTGATTCCCATGTTGTTGGACTTCGATCCCATTTCctcctcatcatcatcattctctttcttctctttcacttCCCCTCCAGAATCAACGCCGTTTTGGGGCCAACATCCCTCAACTTGGCTACTTGAAATTGAGTTCGATGAAATGGAAGCACTGGTGGTTTGTTGTTTCGAGCAAACCAGGTTGTCGTTAATGGGGTTGCTCTTGTTCAGTGGTTCTGTCTCtaagttttgattttcattGGGGAAGAGTACGCTGGAGGAGGACGAAGATGAAGTTGTTCGAGATTCTTTTGGTTCGTCTTCGGAGCTGTCCGAAACTTTGCTCGTTGGCGGTAATCTCTTCTTTAAATGTGTATTCCAAACGTTCTTTATCTCATTATCTGTTCTCCCAGGCAATCGAGATGCAATTTTAGACCACCTGCAATAACATGCATATTTCCAATTCTATTAAATCCATGAacgaattttattttattattaaaagaatctTCACACAAATTTACCAAATGGTAAGGATCTCTcatattataaactttttaaaatacataaaaagcAAAGATATAATCCTTTTAAAGACAACtttatatgatttaattaaCCTAGCAGTGAAGTAGACTAGGAGTGAATCAAAGATATTATCACGATTTTAATTAGTATTAAAAACTCCTAATTCATCATTTACTCTAAGAAGATAAGATGAAGTAAATAAGAGTCGTACTTGTTTCCCCAAGTTTTATGCAGCTTGATTATGGTCTCCTCTTCATCTTGTGTAAAGTTTCCTCGCTTCACATCTGGTCGAAGGTAATTGATCCATCTTAAGCGACAACTTTTTCCGCACCTTAACAATCCTATTAAGGAAAAACATAGCAAAAGAAGGATTAATTGAATATCATTCAACATCCTAAATGAACCATAATAAGAATATGGTTGATTTGGTGGGCACTTTTGTTTGTGAATATTCATATAGCCAACGTCATTACGTGGGAAAAGTGGTCACTGTCATATTCTATACACATATTGTATACAAAGGCTGTTGGTTGGTTGAATTTGATGGACTCAGTCGAAGAGTTTGAATCCCTAACTtcctctttcaatttttagtttGGTAAGAGATGGTAATCCATTTGAGATTGGTAGGtgaaaaatatctttttttaataagagatTTGGATGGAGAAAAAGATGGTTGAACTAACTAAACTAGGTTGATAAGGCGAAGCGAAGGGAGATTAATTGATAAGGGTATTATGATGGGATGATTTGAGTATGTTAATTGATAAGGGTATTATGATGGGATGATTTGAGTATGGGGAGTGAGGTTATAGGGTGTGGTTAAGTGCAATGAATGGGAAtcctaaaaaaagaaaaagaaggaaatataATTTCCATGTATGGAAGGaatgtaaatgaaaatgaaaatgaaaatgggtaTAAATGTGAAGAGATAATGTTGGTAAAGAATTAGAAATGAGATATGTAATTAAGAGGAAAGGAACAATTAAGGAAGAAATTAGCAGAAAATGAGTGTTGGAGGCTTGAAATTTGGGcaactaatttattaaaaaacaaaacgttTCAAACTTGGTTTGGAAATTAGTGTTGGTTAAAagatgagaaacaaaaaaaagcaaaTGAAAGTATAacgtatatttttatttcatttgatttgatttgattctttTGTGGAGGGCATTGGAAACAACAAATGGCAATGCATGcaactattaaatttttgaataatACTCATTTTGGACGCTTATTATGG carries:
- the LOC111794626 gene encoding transcription factor MYB58-like, which encodes MGKGRAPCCDKNEVKRGPWSPAEDFRLITFIQNHGHDNWRALPKQAGLLRCGKSCRLRWINYLRPDVKRGNFTQDEEETIIKLHKTWGNKWSKIASRLPGRTDNEIKNVWNTHLKKRLPPTSKVSDSSEDEPKESRTTSSSSSSSVLFPNENQNLETEPLNKSNPINDNLVCSKQQTTSASISSNSISSSQVEGCWPQNGVDSGGEVKEKKENDDDEEEMGSKSNNMGIKIPLESDIEFWDMLDLDNIHLFESDEVNPSYCEGSNFVVQKNREFENDEWFKYLENELGLNRPPEADDITATEKFSVDVDPCMAYFAEGFTRQL